The Sulfitobacter sp. S223 genome has a window encoding:
- a CDS encoding Lrp/AsnC family transcriptional regulator, whose product MTVRIDETDRKILAALQRDASQSLDDIAREVGSSKTPVWNRIRKMREAGVIGQHTVVLDADALGLEACFFVLIRTSEHEAEWQAKFLKALRDRPEVQEAHRLAGDIDYILKVRVENARAYDRFYQALISEVRVHNVTALLSMEQIKSTTMLPL is encoded by the coding sequence ATGACTGTCCGGATTGACGAGACTGACAGGAAAATTCTGGCGGCGTTGCAACGCGATGCAAGCCAGTCGCTGGACGATATTGCGCGCGAAGTGGGGTCATCAAAGACGCCCGTGTGGAACAGAATCCGCAAAATGCGGGAGGCTGGCGTGATCGGCCAGCATACAGTCGTGCTTGACGCCGATGCACTGGGGCTGGAGGCGTGTTTTTTCGTTCTGATCCGCACGTCCGAGCATGAGGCCGAGTGGCAGGCCAAATTCCTGAAGGCACTGCGCGATCGCCCCGAGGTGCAAGAGGCGCACCGGCTGGCGGGTGATATCGACTATATCCTTAAGGTGCGGGTCGAGAACGCGCGCGCCTATGACCGTTTCTATCAGGCGCTGATTTCAGAGGTGCGGGTGCATAATGTCACGGCGCTACTGTCGATGGAGCAGATCAAATCAACGACGATGTTGCCGCTTTAG